The genomic DNA AAAATACGCTTCGCTGTATGCCGCTGCTTTTTGATCAGGGCCTTATCTGTGCGCAGGATCTTGTCGATAACACCGACATAATCATCAAGCGTTGGGCGACGTGGCGCTTCTGAACGGCGGTAACCAGGTGGCAGTGCATGACGCAGCATCTTCGCGATCGTCTTACGGTCCTTGTTAAAATATCGAGCCGCTTCTCGGGCTGACATACCGTCCTTCAAACAAGCGCGGCGCACACGATTATAAATATCCACAGAATACATCTCCCGCCCTCCGAATAAACGAAGGGCACAAACTGGCGGAATTTTACTCCGCTACAACTGCGCTATGTCGCAGCCGTTTCTGTGGCCCATTATTGCTGTGCGTTTTACATCTGACGGATGTCTGATCCAGCTCGGATCAGTGCCACCAAACTCGGGTGCAACGCCACCATGCCAACTGCAACCTAACGAGGCCTTAACGACCGTATGGCAATTCTGTGGCCTTTAAATACAATTTTAAAAGTGTCGCTCTGTCCCGCGCGTCGGTTGCGAAATTTGGGTGGCCTTGCCGGACGAATCGTAGCTGGATAGCGTTGTGCGCGCCGCGCGTTGCTGGTTCAAGGTTGCCAGGACAGCCCCGACGCCCTCCCGCGCGGCGGCGAATAAAGTGCTGTTGTGGGCGAGCGCGGCTGCCAACAATCGCAAATCTGCGGCACCCGCGTCTTCAAACTGGGTAGAAAGCGATTCCTTTTCAGGAATCAACGCGCCGACAGTTTCAAAATCACCCCTCAAGAGCGCGGCGCGCTCGACCTCAAGAAGATGGGTCAATTGGCCCATTGCGCGTTTCGTCATCGGGATTTCGCAATCATGGCATCAAACATCGATTGTGCCAGACCGATGCCACCCGCTTGTGTCATCTGCTTGGCTTGTTCATCACGCAGGAACGATGCGAACTGGTCTTCGCCTGCGCCACCGCCAAAGTCTTCTGGCGTTTCGCCGACCCCCGCCGACTTCAACATTTCTGCCAAGAACACCGCCTCAAGTGATTGCGCGACCGCCATCAGTTGATCTTCGCGCGCGCTGGTGGGTGCAACTGCGGCCTGGGTTGGGCGTATTTCCATTCTGAAAACTCCGATGCGGACAATTTTTCTGATGTTTAAGCGGCAGCGGTAAAGATTGAGTAAGTATCTGCGCGGTAAAGACAGGCCAATCGCACTTGATCGGAGAAACCGGTGACTCAAATTGACACGTTGTTGACTGCCAAGGTGCAGCCGTCGTCGCGGCCCGCGGCGAAACCGGCCATCGA from Octadecabacter antarcticus 307 includes the following:
- a CDS encoding rod-binding protein yields the protein MEIRPTQAAVAPTSAREDQLMAVAQSLEAVFLAEMLKSAGVGETPEDFGGGAGEDQFASFLRDEQAKQMTQAGGIGLAQSMFDAMIAKSR